The DNA sequence ACCAGGTGCTGGACGACGAGTTCCCGCTCTCGATGTTCTACGAGGCCCTCACCAAGAAGATGGCCGCCGTCATCGAGTCGACGGCGGGGATCACCGGCACCACGGACGCTGCGTGACCGACCTGAGCGCCGCGCACCGGGCGGCCCGGACCTCCTCGGAGTCCGGGCCGCTCGGCGGCCGGCTGGTGCTCATCGCGGGGGCGACGAGCGCCTCCGGGGAGGCTGTCGCCCGCGCGCTCGTCCGGGCCGGCGCGACCGTGCTCGCGGTGGGCACCCGGCAGGAGGCGCTCGACCGGCTGGCCGCGGCCGTCCCGGGCGTGGACGTCCGGGCGTGCGACCTCGCCGACCGCGACGCCGTGGCCGAGCTCGCGATGCGCATCCACCTGAAGTTCGGGCCGGTCGACGGGGTCGTCCACCTGGTCGGCGGCTGGCGCGGAGGCGGCGGCATCGACGGGCAGAGCGACGCCGACTGGGACTTCCTGGAGCGCGGCTTCCGCACCCTCCGGAACGTCAGCCGCGTCTTCTTCGACGACCTGGTGGCATCGCCGACGGGTCGGTTCGCGATCGTGTCCTCCACCGCGGTCGACAAGCCGTACGCGGGAGGCGCGAATTACGCGGCAGCGAAGGCGGCCGCCGACGCGTGGACCCGCGCCGTCGCACAAGGCCTCTCGAAGCAGGCGCCGCAGTCGGCTGCCACCGTCTTCGTCGTCAAAACGCTCGAGGGCCTCGAGGACGAGCTCGGCGCCGCAGTCGTGCGCCTGTGGGAGGTCGACGCCGCCGACGTCAACGGACGCCGCCTCCCGCTCGAGGCTGCGAGGATGGACGGGTGACGCTTCAACTGCATGACCTGAACCTCCGCGGATTCGCCTCCGACAACTACGCGGGGGCGCACCCCGAGATCCTCGACGCGATCGCGGCCGCGAACAACGGCCACCAGATCGCGTACGGGGAGGACGTCTACACCGCCCGTCTCCACGAGGTGTTCGCCGAGCACTTCGGGGAGGGCGTGGAGGTGTACCCCGTGTTCAACGGGACCGGCGCCAACGTGGTCGGGCTGCAGTCGATGCTGCCGCGCTGGGGTGCCGTCGTCTGCGCGCGGACCGCGCACATCAACACCGACGAGGCCGGCGCGCCCGAGAAGGTCGCCGGGATCAAGCTCCTCCCGGTCGACACCCCCGACGGCAAGCTCACTCCTGAGCTCATCGACCGGGAGGCGTGGGGCTGGGGCGACGAGCACCGGGCTCAGCCGCTCGCCGTCTCGATCACGCAGACGACCGAGCTCGGCACCGCGTACACGGTGGAGGAGATCCGCGCGATCGCGGACCACGTGCACGAGCGCGGGATGAAGCTCCACATGGACGGCTCCCGCATCTCGAACGCGGCGGCCACGCT is a window from the Leifsonia sp. AG29 genome containing:
- a CDS encoding threonine aldolase family protein translates to MTLQLHDLNLRGFASDNYAGAHPEILDAIAAANNGHQIAYGEDVYTARLHEVFAEHFGEGVEVYPVFNGTGANVVGLQSMLPRWGAVVCARTAHINTDEAGAPEKVAGIKLLPVDTPDGKLTPELIDREAWGWGDEHRAQPLAVSITQTTELGTAYTVEEIRAIADHVHERGMKLHMDGSRISNAAATLGLPLRAFTTDAGVDVLSFGGTKNGMLYGEAVVVLNPKASEGLIYLRKLNMQLASKMRFISAQLIALLTDDLYLRSASHANAMATRLRTSLEREIGAGRIQGVAFSQETQANGVFATLPAGVADRLRQHFRFYDWDAARQEVRWMCSFDTTEQDIDDFVAALIAELDA
- a CDS encoding SDR family oxidoreductase; protein product: MSAAHRAARTSSESGPLGGRLVLIAGATSASGEAVARALVRAGATVLAVGTRQEALDRLAAAVPGVDVRACDLADRDAVAELAMRIHLKFGPVDGVVHLVGGWRGGGGIDGQSDADWDFLERGFRTLRNVSRVFFDDLVASPTGRFAIVSSTAVDKPYAGGANYAAAKAAADAWTRAVAQGLSKQAPQSAATVFVVKTLEGLEDELGAAVVRLWEVDAADVNGRRLPLEAARMDG